In a genomic window of Rhopalosiphum maidis isolate BTI-1 chromosome 4, ASM367621v3, whole genome shotgun sequence:
- the LOC113559303 gene encoding DDB1- and CUL4-associated factor 6-like, whose translation MFPSKGLFRNVFFQPYNDHGSARLRNSSKNSKHFVQRLGLEKILENHHGCVNSVNWNDTGSLLLTAGDDKHIVITNPFSYKVLVDYKTQHKTNIFCAKFLPTSDNRIISCGADGSVLNLDLERPEETEWNFFTCHCSQCYKLETIPNEPNIFLSCSEDGTVREYDLRTSVKCSKQRCDDHELIDCGKPVSTIAINPVKPYQLAIATIDSIVRIVDRRKIMKKGLFQKIVPEFSFTVPHLNHRAYRITSLSYSPDGRDMLASYSYEEIYLFSLNKDSCMTAVANDFLENAPIPPPYRRIRLRGDWGDTGPLSRPSTDNLTRSRIQSEVMARMSDMLIHVFNTPSLRSVVMQNWRPNYSPPVSASLRRTISTIEPQGSDEFDVPINVDIDENTNSNENNIVQSTSNSSNQRVENKLKTNKKTPVFDDFIALQPIKAQYKGHRNARTLIKEATFWGNDFIMSGSDCGHVFIWDRYTCEIVMLLMADTHVVNCIQPHPSRPLLATSGVDHNVKLWSPMCIDRMFYQSFAKELVERNKLMMEQSKDTVTVSPSLIVRMLSYFNQLRRSGYLERTNAIHNVI comes from the exons ATGTTCCCGTCCAAGGGATTGTTCCGGAACGTCTTCTTCCAGCCTTATAACGACCATGGTTCAGCGAGATTGAGGAACTCTTCCAAGA atagtaAGCATTTTGTACAACGACTTGGCTTGGAAAAAATTTTGGAAAATCATCACGGATGTGTTAATTCTGTGAATTGGAACGATACTGGATCATTATTACTTACAGCTGGTGATGATAAACATATAGTGATTACTAATCCATTTTCATACAAAGTTCTTGTTGATTATAAAACACaacataaaactaatattttctgTGCAAAATTCTTACCTACTTCAGACAACCGTATCATTTCATGTGGTGCAGATGGTTCTGTTCTTAATCTTG atttGGAAAGACCAGAGGAGACGGAGtggaatttttttacttgCCATTGTAGCCAATGCTATAAACTAGAAACAATACCCAATGAACCCAATATATTTCTAAGCTGTAGTGAAGATGGTACAGTTCGTGAATATGATCTCAGAACGAGtgttaaatgttcaaaacaaCGTTGTGATGAC CATGAATTGATTGATTGCGGTAAACCTGTTTCCACTATTGCGATAAATCCTGTTAAACCTTATCAACTTGCTATTGCCACAATAGATAGTATAGTTAGAATAGTCGACAgaagaaaaattatgaaaaaag gattatttcaaaaaattgttccTGAATTTTCCTTTACTGTTCCTCATCTAAATCATCGTGCTTACCGTATAACATCTTTGTCATACTCACCTGATGGCAGAGACATGCTTGCAAGCTATTCCTATgaagaaatatatttgtttagccTTAATAAAGATTCTTGTATGACAGCAGTTGCTAATGACTTTTTAGAAAATGCACCAATTCCACCACCATATAGACGAATAAGATTAAGAGGTGACTGGGGTGACACTGGACCTTTATCTCGACCATCTACTG aTAATCTTACAAGATCAAGAATACAGTCTGAAGTTATGGCTCGAATGAGTGACATGTTAATTCATGTATTTAATACACCATCATTACGTTCTGTTGTTATGCAAAATT ggaGACCAAACTATTCTCCTCCAGTTTCAGCATCCTTGAGACGTACTATAAGTACAATTGAACCACAAGGTTCAGACGAATTTGATGTTCCTATCAATGTAGATATTGATGAAaa taccaactcaaatgaaaataatattgtacagtcTACTTCAAATAGCAGTAACCAAagagttgaaaataaattaaaaactaataaaaaaactccAGTGTTTGATGATTTTATTGCACTTCAACCAATCAAAGCACAATATAAAGGTCATAGAAATGCTAG AACTTTAATCAAAGAAGCAACATTCTGGggcaatgattttattatgtcaGGTAGTGATTGTGGACATGTGTTTATATGGGATCGTTATACATGTGAAATAGTGATGTTGCTAATGGCAGATACACATGTGGTTAATTGTATTCAACCACACCCTAGTAGGCCTTTACTAGCAACTTCTGGTGTTGATCATAATGTTAAGCTTTGGAGTCCAATGTGTATTGATAGAATGTTCTATCAATCATTTGCAAAAGAG ctagtggaaagaaataaattaatgatggaACAATCAAAAGATACAGTGACTGTGTCTCCATCATTAATAGTGCGAATGCTTTCTTATTTCAATCAACTTAGACGAA gtGGATACTTAGAAAGGACAAATGCCAtccataatgtaatttaa
- the LOC113557351 gene encoding rRNA-processing protein UTP23 homolog, which produces MRLKRHQKAERNINFYCVSFGFRKPFQVLVDGTFCMASAQNRVQLREDIPKYLGGDVKFLTTQCVVLETEALGTAVRPAMHIVKNFGIHKCGHEKKPMSGASCLTSMVKDNMKTRYIIATQDKSLQNALYVLPAVPVMYFNGLSVILKAPSPTSIDHAKQKQLSRFNLTEHETNVLTSMKNSITTELSSSEELKDYPGVFKRAKGPNPLSCKPKKKKIVEDNNIPKVENKTKRKRNRVKIPKHVKEELSKMNKSISIS; this is translated from the exons atgcgtCTTAAACGCCACCAAAAAGCCGAACGCAACATCAATTTCTACTGCGTCAGCTTTGGTTTTCGAAAACCGTTTCAAGTACTTGTTGATGGCACATTTTGTATGGCTTCAGcacaa aaCAGAGTACAATTACGTGAAGacattccaaaatatttggGCGGtgatgtaaaatttttaaccacTCAGTGTGTCGTTCTTGAGACTGAAGCATTgg GTACCGCTGTTCGACCGGCCATGCACATTGTGAAGAATTTTGGTATACATAAATGTGGACATGAGAAGAAACCCATGTCCGGAGCAAGTTGTCTGACATCAATGGTAAAagataatatgaaaacaaG ATATATTATTGCCACTCAGGACAAGTCACTTCAAAATGCCCTTTATGTTCTCCCAGCTGTTCCTGTCATgtattttaatggtttaagTGTCATTCTCAAAGCACCTTCACCGACCTCTATTGACCATGCCAAACAAAAGCAACTATCTAG atttaatttaactgaACACGAAACCAATGTTTTGACaagtatgaaaaattcaataacaacAGAATTAAGCAGTAGTGAAGAATTAAAAGATTACCCTGGGGTATTCAAAAGAGCTAAAGGACCTAATCCACTTTCATGCAAACCcaaaaagaagaaaattgTTGAAGATAACAATATACCCaaagtagaaaataaaacaaaacgtaAAAGAAATAGagtaaaaataccaaaacatGTTAAAGAAGAATTAAGCAAAATGAATAAGTCAATTTCAatctcataa
- the LOC113559325 gene encoding 60S ribosomal protein L11: MVLVDLKKGGNKSSEKTKNRMRELRIRKLCLNICVGESGDKLTRAAKVLEQLTGQQPVFSKARYTVRSFSIRRNEKIAVHCTVRGAKAEEILERGLKVREYELRRENFSDTGNFGFGIQEHIDLGIKYDPSIGIYGLDFFVVLGRQGFNVAHRRRKQGKVGYQHRLNKEDAMKWFQTKYDGIILAGKKN, from the exons ATGGTCCTCGTCGACTTAAAG AAGGGAGGTAACAAGTCTTCAGAGAAGACCAAAAATCGTATGCGTGAATTAAGAATTCGCAAATTATGTTTGAACATTTGTGTTGGTGAATCTGGTGACAAGCTTACTCGTGCAGCCAag GTATTGGAACAATTGACTGGTCAACAGCCAGTGTTCTCCAAGGCGCGTTATACAGTAAGATCTTTCAGTATCAgaagaaatgaaaaaattgcagTGCACTGCACAGTTCGTGGTGCCAAGGCTGAAGAAATCTTGGAACGTGGATTAAAG gTTCGTGAATACGAATTGAGGCGAGAGAACTTCTCAGACACTGGTAACTTCGGTTTTGGTATTCAAGAACATATTGATTTGGGTATTAAATACGATCCCAGTATTGGTATCTATGGTTTAGATTTCTTCGTTGTCTTGGGACGTCAAG gtttcAACGTAGCTCACAGAAGAAGAAAGCAAGGCAAAGTTGGTTACCAACATAGACTTAACAAAGAAGACGCAATGAAGTGGTTCCAAACTAAA tatgacgGAATCATTTTAGCAGGGaagaaaaactaa
- the LOC113555889 gene encoding glyoxylate reductase/hydroxypyruvate reductase-like: MSKPKVFVAMRHVPELAIDLLRKRFDVEICDSLLTTRAEIMQKIPGKFAIFCSPTSKIDEELIKTAGTSLKVVGTMSVGYDHVDLTALKKYGIRLGYTPDILTETVAETTIGLLISTTRRFFEANHALKTGEWKNSTPVWMCGRGIRNSVVGIVGCGNIGTSIAKKLNTFEISQLLYTSRTEKPAIKALGGKLVTIDELVEQSDFIILSIALNEDTKFIINKERIAKMKSHAVLVNIGRGALIDQDELIKALQENRIGGAGLDVMTPEPLPLDNPLIKMNNVVLLPHIGSASIETRTEMAITTAKNIIAVLDNTPMPNEVQF; this comes from the exons ATGTCAAAACCCAAAGTGTTTGTTGCAATGAGACATGTTCCAGAACTCGCAATTGATTTACTTCGTAAAAG GTTTGATGTCGAAATATGTGATTCCTTGCTAACCACTCGGGCAGAAATTATGCAAAAAATACCTGGAAAATTTGCAATATTTTGTAGTCCAACAAGCAAAATTGAcgaagaattaattaaaactgcag GCACAAGTCTAAAGGTTGTTGGAACCATGTCTGTGGGATATGATCATGTTGACTTAACTGCACTGAAAAAATATGGCATACGTTTGGGATACACGCCAGATATTTTAACCGAAACAGTAGCAGAAACAACAATTGGATTATTGATATCAACAACAAGACGATTTTTTGAAGCAAATCATGCATTAAAAAc aggtgAATGGAAAAATTCAACACCTGTTTGGATGTGCGGTAGGGGCATTAGAAACTCAGTTGTTGGTATTGTTGGATGTGGCAACATTGGGACATCAATTGCAAAAAAGttgaatacatttgaaatttccCAATTACTGTATACCAGTAGAACTGAAAAACCTGcta ttaaagcTCTTGGTGGAAAATTGGTTACAATCGATGAACTTGTAGAACAGAGTGACTTTATAATTCTTTCTATCGCACTGAATGAGGACACAAAGTTTATCATTAACAAAGAACGCATTGCCAAAATGAAGTCACATGCTGTTTTGGTGAATATTGGTCGTGGAG CACTTATTGATCAAGATGAACTCATCAAAGCATTACAAGAAAATAGAATTGGAGGTGCTGGCTTAGACGTTATGACACCAGAACCATTACCACTTGATAACCCTCTAATTAAGATGAATAATGTTg tgTTGTTGCCACACATTGGGAGTGCTTCTATTGAAACACGGACAGAAATGGCTATTACCACtgccaaaaatataattgctgTTTTGGACAATACTCCAATGCCAAATGAAGTGCAATTTTAG